DNA from Leptospira koniambonensis:
TTTTTCCAGAATACCTTCTTTCATAAAACGTAAAGTAGTTATTTAGGAAGAAATTAGATAGGATCGAAAGTTCTATTCCAAAAAACACGGAGAGTGAAAAAGGATCCAAAAAAGAGATCCCAGTTTGGACTTCTGGAAACTTGCATAATTCAGCGACCAAAAATCCAATTAAATTTACAATTACCCCGCTTGCTCCTACAATTGAATAGAGTAGGAATGTTGGGGAGATCCATTTGCCAAAACGAATGTCTAAGATTGCCAAGAAAAAACTTTTGATCACAGAATTATTCAGTTTGGTTTCCCCATACATTCTGGTTTGGAAAGTATAAGGGATTTCTTCTATTTTAAGATTTTCTTTACTTCTTCCCAAAAATTCCAAAAGGATCTTAAAACCTCTCGGGTTGATTGAATTTTTAGTTTCTGAATACACAGAACGTTTAATGCCGAAATAACCGCTCATCGGATCTGAAACAGGAAGCCCTAAAAGACCTTTTGCTAAAAAAGTTGCAAATCTGCTGATCCCAATTCTTGCTAAAGACCATTTTCCAGTAGATCCTCCTTTTGCGTATCTGGTGCCGAGGCAAAGATCTACATCTCTTTCATAAAAAGAACGGATCATCTCCGGCAGGATTTTTTCATCATGCTGAAGGTCGGAATCCATTACTACGAAAACTTCTCCTTCTGCGGCGCCCATACCTGTTAAGACTGCTGAGGATAAACCTTTACCGCTCAATCTACGGATAACTTTAAGTTGCGGGATCT
Protein-coding regions in this window:
- a CDS encoding glycosyltransferase — translated: MRPSVSIILPTYNESKNLPIAADRITRSLSDYRHEIIVVDDDSPDHTWEIAEHLQEKIPQLKVIRRLSGKGLSSAVLTGMGAAEGEVFVVMDSDLQHDEKILPEMIRSFYERDVDLCLGTRYAKGGSTGKWSLARIGISRFATFLAKGLLGLPVSDPMSGYFGIKRSVYSETKNSINPRGFKILLEFLGRSKENLKIEEIPYTFQTRMYGETKLNNSVIKSFFLAILDIRFGKWISPTFLLYSIVGASGVIVNLIGFLVAELCKFPEVQTGISFLDPFSLSVFFGIELSILSNFFLNNYFTFYERRYSGKNLTFGFLLFHLVSMVGILVQMSAFHFIYYSIFKQWNGTSELTLKFGADILSILTAMVSNYFLNSNLTWSKKPELKS